Proteins co-encoded in one Flavobacterium sp. M31R6 genomic window:
- a CDS encoding class I SAM-dependent methyltransferase — translation MKSVFKLILNTIPRPILIRLSYVARPFIAFSLKGDTYTDPIDGKSFKSFLPYGYETQRNNVLSPSTLSLERHRLLWLYLNEQTDFFTAPKKVLHFAPEQAFYKMFRKQKNLDYTTTDLFSPLADVKADICNLPFEDNQYDVILCNHVLEHIPDDTKAMQELYRVLKPGGMAILQIPQDLNRAVTFADDTITDQKERAKIFGQYDHVRIYGRDYFDKLRSIGFTVIEEDYTNKIAPELVERYCLAKGEIIPVCFK, via the coding sequence ATGAAATCTGTGTTTAAACTTATACTCAATACAATCCCGCGTCCCATTCTTATTCGTTTAAGTTATGTAGCACGCCCTTTTATCGCTTTTTCATTAAAAGGAGACACTTATACCGATCCAATTGACGGGAAAAGCTTCAAATCGTTCTTACCTTACGGGTACGAAACGCAACGCAATAATGTGCTTTCGCCAAGTACACTTTCGTTGGAGAGACACCGTTTACTGTGGCTATACCTAAACGAGCAAACCGATTTTTTTACCGCTCCAAAGAAAGTATTGCATTTTGCACCGGAACAGGCTTTTTACAAAATGTTCCGCAAGCAAAAAAATTTAGACTATACGACAACCGATTTGTTTTCGCCCTTGGCGGATGTAAAGGCAGACATTTGCAATTTGCCTTTCGAAGACAATCAATATGATGTAATTCTCTGCAACCACGTATTGGAACACATCCCAGACGACACCAAAGCGATGCAGGAATTGTACCGCGTTTTGAAACCGGGCGGAATGGCTATTTTGCAAATTCCACAAGATTTGAATAGAGCCGTAACCTTTGCTGACGATACGATTACTGACCAAAAAGAACGTGCCAAAATATTTGGACAATACGACCACGTACGTATTTATGGCCGCGATTATTTTGACAAACTAAGGAGCATTGGTTTTACTGTTATTGAGGAAGATTACACCAATAAAATAGCGCCCGAATTGGTAGAAAGATATTGTTTGGCAAAAGGCGAAATCATTCCTGTTTGTTTTAAATAA
- a CDS encoding murein L,D-transpeptidase, which translates to MNKFYLFIVFAVLISCKKEPILNLDSLKISDPTDKEGEVIEIDTLLITPFKSKSLMDFYRSRDNQTVWQSEKNRKIILKIIKECEREGLNPSDYNISKLEDLEKKFSELDEEEQLNYDLLLTYNFEKYLIHLHNGKLNPRKLYNNWDLPVDELDMNSILNNALEKDSLICITEKFEPKALTYKKIIKALELINGFPEDKTQQVDTTGIIRRNHKNRAIVNIKKKLLYWKDLDSKDSINSVYDDKTFEAVKKFQTRHGLISDGVIGKSTIKALNFTKEERKHQIIVNLERWRWFAKSFAQNYVLINIPNYSLNVVEDQNVTMSKRIVVGKNKRRTPVLTSVLQTIVFNPTWTVPPTILKEDIIPELIKNRNYLKNKGIGIYDSDTNEVDPKNWNEKRPRGYRYIQKPGYYNALGVVKINFPNRYSVYLHDTNHRDLFERNFRSLSSGCVRIEEPLELVELLLENPKKYSREKMDSIIATKKTLFIGITKRYAIYQWYWTAWSENDELIFRDDIYNLDTDLYNQLRN; encoded by the coding sequence ATGAATAAGTTTTATTTGTTTATTGTCTTTGCAGTTTTAATAAGTTGCAAAAAAGAGCCTATTCTAAATTTGGACTCTTTAAAAATATCTGACCCTACAGACAAAGAAGGAGAGGTTATTGAAATTGACACTCTGTTGATTACTCCTTTTAAAAGCAAATCACTCATGGATTTTTATAGATCCAGAGACAATCAAACGGTATGGCAATCTGAAAAAAACAGAAAAATCATTCTTAAAATCATCAAAGAATGTGAAAGAGAAGGATTAAATCCATCAGATTATAACATTTCAAAATTAGAAGATCTTGAAAAAAAGTTCAGTGAATTGGACGAAGAAGAACAGTTAAACTATGATTTGCTACTTACTTATAATTTTGAAAAATACCTGATTCATCTTCATAATGGAAAACTTAACCCAAGAAAACTATACAATAATTGGGACTTACCTGTCGATGAATTGGACATGAATTCTATTTTGAATAATGCTTTGGAAAAAGATTCTCTTATTTGTATAACAGAAAAATTTGAGCCAAAAGCGTTGACTTACAAAAAAATAATAAAAGCTTTGGAACTTATTAATGGATTTCCGGAGGACAAAACACAGCAGGTAGATACCACAGGGATAATAAGACGCAATCATAAAAATAGGGCAATAGTCAATATCAAAAAGAAATTGCTTTATTGGAAAGATTTGGACAGTAAAGACAGCATTAATTCTGTGTATGATGATAAAACGTTTGAAGCGGTCAAGAAATTTCAAACTCGACATGGTTTGATTTCGGATGGTGTGATTGGCAAAAGCACCATAAAAGCACTTAATTTTACAAAAGAAGAAAGAAAACATCAAATCATAGTTAATCTGGAACGTTGGAGATGGTTTGCTAAATCATTTGCTCAAAATTATGTTCTGATTAACATTCCTAATTATAGCCTAAATGTAGTAGAAGACCAAAACGTTACTATGAGTAAACGTATTGTGGTGGGGAAAAATAAAAGAAGGACTCCGGTATTGACTTCGGTGTTGCAAACGATTGTTTTTAATCCTACATGGACGGTTCCTCCGACTATTTTGAAAGAGGATATTATTCCTGAATTAATCAAAAATAGAAACTACTTGAAAAACAAGGGTATTGGGATATATGACTCTGACACTAATGAAGTAGATCCAAAAAATTGGAATGAAAAGCGCCCCAGAGGATATCGCTATATCCAAAAACCGGGTTATTATAATGCTTTGGGAGTTGTCAAAATTAATTTTCCTAATAGGTATAGTGTTTACTTGCATGACACCAATCATCGAGATTTGTTTGAACGAAATTTTCGCTCACTAAGTTCAGGATGTGTTCGCATTGAAGAGCCTTTAGAATTGGTGGAGCTTTTACTGGAAAACCCAAAGAAATATTCAAGGGAAAAAATGGACTCTATCATTGCGACCAAAAAAACGCTGTTTATTGGTATAACAAAACGCTATGCGATTTACCAATGGTATTGGACGGCATGGAGTGAAAATGATGAATTGATTTTTAGAGATGATATCTACAATTTGGATACCGATTTATATAATCAACTACGAAATTAG
- a CDS encoding murein L,D-transpeptidase catalytic domain family protein, translated as MIYKIFISTFYLFVSLSFKGNTTNTPKIATNKTTVSNVISSIDNKIQLVYNSLQANQFQLPKEECFAEALKGFYELKEKGLIKKDILTLVDFSLSSNAKRLWIINLSTNEILFQSLVAHGRNTGDEFANNFSNTPESFKSSLGFYATGEVYNGKHGISLKLDGLEKGLNDHARERAVVIHGADYVSESFIKYHKRLGRSQGCPAVPLEFAPEIISMIKGQSCLYIYHPSINNQKQFKLIS; from the coding sequence ATGATTTATAAGATATTTATCTCTACATTTTATCTGTTTGTATCATTGTCCTTTAAAGGCAATACCACAAATACTCCTAAAATAGCCACAAATAAAACGACAGTTTCTAATGTAATCTCAAGTATTGACAACAAGATTCAATTAGTTTATAACTCACTACAAGCCAATCAATTTCAATTACCCAAAGAAGAATGTTTTGCTGAAGCATTGAAAGGGTTTTATGAATTAAAAGAAAAAGGGCTAATCAAAAAAGACATATTGACCTTGGTTGATTTTAGTCTATCGTCTAATGCCAAGCGTCTTTGGATTATTAATTTGTCGACAAATGAAATATTGTTTCAATCTTTAGTTGCTCATGGAAGAAACACTGGTGACGAATTTGCGAATAATTTTTCCAACACACCAGAATCTTTCAAAAGCAGTTTGGGCTTTTATGCCACAGGAGAAGTTTACAATGGAAAGCATGGCATTTCGCTAAAACTTGATGGTCTAGAAAAAGGTTTAAATGATCATGCACGCGAAAGAGCTGTTGTGATTCACGGCGCCGATTATGTTTCAGAATCCTTTATAAAATACCATAAGCGCTTAGGAAGAAGCCAAGGATGTCCAGCTGTTCCGCTTGAATTTGCTCCAGAAATTATTTCGATGATAAAAGGTCAATCTTGTCTGTACATTTATCATCCTTCGATAAATAATCAAAAACAATTCAAACTAATTTCGTAG
- a CDS encoding DUF445 domain-containing protein yields MDAVLEQENRKKEQDLSKMKRNALILLGFAVVLFVFANVYKYDWLKAFSEAAMVGGIADWFAVVALFRHPLGIPIPHTALIPSNKDKIGENLGDFVSEEFLIREKLEVKIDQFNVAMKASDWLIDAKNANIVAGLIAENVIPGVLKTIDDTEVQHFIQTQFSGKLSKVNFAEWIALGLESLAKSDKQEELVTNVLKTLIVELQNNKHLIEEKVKSSTPFLSFGLADKKITEGIFNGLYNFLEQASHQDSTIRKKVNNYVIDFINELKESPEMQQKVNDLVLGFANKKEVQDYISGIWLEIKTSIMNDLDQKDKSTIKKSIANMIQSFGKGIQSDQLMMDKINNFIKNDVLSVLINNKKMIGDLISSTVKSWDTDEVSKKLELEIGSDLQYIRINGTLVGGLVGLLIYAVECVLQSFVM; encoded by the coding sequence ATGGATGCAGTTCTAGAACAGGAAAACAGGAAGAAAGAACAGGATTTGAGTAAGATGAAAAGAAATGCATTGATTCTTTTGGGATTTGCTGTAGTTCTTTTTGTGTTTGCCAACGTCTATAAATATGATTGGCTGAAAGCTTTTAGCGAAGCTGCCATGGTTGGTGGTATTGCCGATTGGTTTGCTGTTGTGGCGCTGTTCCGGCATCCGCTTGGAATTCCGATACCCCATACGGCTTTGATTCCTAGTAACAAAGATAAAATAGGGGAGAATCTTGGGGATTTTGTTTCAGAAGAATTTTTGATAAGAGAAAAATTAGAAGTAAAAATTGATCAATTTAATGTGGCAATGAAAGCTTCTGATTGGTTGATTGATGCGAAAAATGCTAATATAGTTGCTGGCTTAATTGCTGAAAATGTTATTCCGGGAGTTTTGAAAACGATAGACGATACCGAAGTTCAGCATTTTATACAAACGCAGTTTAGTGGTAAGCTAAGCAAAGTAAATTTTGCTGAATGGATTGCTCTTGGTTTGGAATCATTGGCCAAAAGCGATAAACAAGAAGAATTGGTAACCAATGTTTTGAAAACACTTATAGTTGAATTACAAAACAACAAACATCTGATTGAAGAAAAAGTAAAAAGTTCGACTCCGTTTCTTTCTTTTGGTTTGGCCGATAAAAAAATAACAGAAGGAATTTTCAATGGATTGTATAATTTTCTGGAGCAGGCAAGTCATCAAGACAGTACTATTCGAAAAAAAGTAAACAACTATGTAATAGATTTTATAAACGAGTTGAAAGAATCTCCTGAAATGCAGCAGAAGGTCAATGATTTGGTTCTTGGTTTTGCTAACAAAAAAGAGGTGCAGGATTATATCAGCGGTATTTGGTTGGAGATCAAAACGTCTATTATGAATGATTTGGATCAAAAAGATAAATCAACTATTAAAAAGAGTATTGCCAATATGATACAGAGTTTTGGAAAAGGAATTCAGTCCGATCAGTTGATGATGGATAAGATTAATAATTTCATCAAGAATGATGTGTTGTCAGTGCTTATCAATAATAAAAAAATGATTGGCGATTTGATATCTTCCACCGTAAAAAGTTGGGATACTGATGAGGTTTCCAAAAAGTTGGAACTGGAAATAGGAAGCGATCTTCAGTATATAAGAATTAATGGAACTCTTGTGGGAGGTTTGGTAGGGCTTTTGATTTACGCAGTAGAATGCGTGTTACAGAGTTTTGTGATGTGA
- a CDS encoding GNAT family N-acetyltransferase, with amino-acid sequence MQNIEKITDLETYSVRHAVLRKGKPIETCQFEGDALPSTRHFGYFLNNDLVGIISIFKNNNVIFAANNQYQIRGMAVLESHQKKGIGELLVKHCEVYCKKLQSDLIWFNARTVAVGFYEKLGYAKVGMAFEIKDVGEHYLMAKSIRNE; translated from the coding sequence ATGCAAAACATCGAAAAAATAACTGATTTAGAGACCTATTCCGTAAGACATGCTGTTCTTAGAAAAGGAAAACCAATCGAAACTTGTCAATTTGAAGGTGATGCTTTACCTTCAACTCGTCATTTTGGGTATTTCCTAAATAATGATCTAGTAGGAATTATATCTATTTTTAAAAATAATAATGTCATCTTTGCAGCCAATAATCAATATCAAATTCGAGGAATGGCTGTTTTAGAATCGCATCAAAAAAAAGGAATCGGAGAATTACTGGTTAAGCATTGTGAAGTGTATTGTAAAAAACTGCAATCCGATTTAATTTGGTTTAATGCCAGAACAGTTGCTGTTGGCTTTTATGAAAAATTGGGCTACGCCAAAGTTGGAATGGCTTTTGAAATCAAAGATGTTGGCGAGCATTATTTAATGGCAAAAAGTATAAGAAATGAATAA
- the map gene encoding type I methionyl aminopeptidase — translation MIIQKTREEIELMRESALIVSKTLGMIASEIKEGVTTLYLDKRAEEFIKDHGAVPSFLGLYGFPNSLCMSPNSQVVHGIPNNKPLESGDVISVDCGAFKNGFHGDHAYSFEIGDVAPETKKLLQVTKESLYVGIRELRLGNRVEDVGNAIQKYTEAHGYGVVRELVGHGVGQKMHEDPEMPNYGKRGRGKLFIEGMVVAIEPMINMGTKNIKQHKDGWTITTADGKPSAHFEHDVAIIDGKPEILSTFYYIYKELGIVSNEEDEFRKVPLVL, via the coding sequence ATGATTATTCAAAAAACCCGTGAGGAAATAGAATTAATGCGCGAAAGTGCGTTGATCGTATCAAAAACATTAGGAATGATAGCTTCTGAAATAAAAGAAGGAGTTACAACATTATATCTAGACAAAAGAGCCGAAGAATTTATCAAGGATCATGGTGCAGTACCAAGTTTCCTTGGACTTTATGGATTCCCGAATTCATTGTGCATGAGTCCAAATTCTCAAGTGGTACACGGAATTCCGAACAACAAACCATTAGAAAGTGGCGATGTAATTTCGGTTGATTGCGGTGCTTTCAAAAACGGATTTCACGGAGACCACGCCTACTCTTTTGAAATTGGCGATGTTGCTCCCGAAACCAAAAAACTACTTCAAGTTACCAAAGAATCTTTATACGTAGGAATCCGCGAATTGCGTTTGGGTAACCGTGTAGAAGATGTTGGAAATGCGATCCAGAAATATACCGAAGCACATGGTTATGGTGTGGTTCGAGAACTAGTGGGTCACGGTGTGGGACAAAAAATGCACGAAGATCCCGAAATGCCCAATTACGGAAAAAGAGGTCGAGGCAAACTTTTTATCGAAGGAATGGTCGTTGCAATTGAACCGATGATTAATATGGGAACCAAAAACATCAAACAGCATAAAGACGGTTGGACTATCACCACTGCCGACGGAAAACCATCTGCACATTTTGAACACGACGTTGCCATCATCGATGGAAAACCTGAAATTTTATCGACTTTCTACTATATCTATAAAGAATTGGGAATCGTGAGCAATGAAGAAGATGAATTTAGAAAAGTGCCTTTAGTATTATAA
- the apaG gene encoding Co2+/Mg2+ efflux protein ApaG, which translates to MVSQITRGIKISVLTSFEGTYFKNYKIHFAFSYEITIENHSKDSVQLTSRHWEIFDSLNDLEFVDGEGVIGKKPVLKPGEQHTYSSGCLLSSPYGAMKGYFNMINFTSTKSFRVIVPTFRLCAPFALN; encoded by the coding sequence ATGGTTTCACAAATAACAAGAGGCATTAAAATTTCGGTATTGACTAGTTTTGAAGGAACGTACTTCAAAAACTACAAGATTCATTTTGCCTTTAGTTATGAGATCACAATCGAAAACCACAGTAAAGATTCTGTACAATTGACTTCGCGCCATTGGGAAATCTTTGATTCTTTAAATGATTTAGAATTTGTGGATGGAGAAGGCGTTATTGGCAAAAAACCAGTATTGAAACCAGGAGAACAACACACCTACAGTTCAGGATGTCTATTATCATCTCCTTACGGAGCCATGAAAGGTTATTTCAATATGATTAACTTTACTTCTACCAAATCTTTTAGAGTTATCGTGCCTACGTTCAGACTTTGTGCTCCTTTCGCATTGAATTAA
- a CDS encoding GxxExxY protein, which translates to MHDLYLKEEAYTIVGLCMEVHKILGKGHSEKVYGDALEYEFKKNNIPYSRESKFNIEYKEIILPTYYFADFVIFDEIILEIKAIQQLSSSEIKQTLNYLAASQNRLGLLVNFGEDSLKYKRIIL; encoded by the coding sequence ATGCACGATTTATATTTAAAAGAAGAAGCTTATACAATTGTTGGTCTTTGTATGGAGGTTCATAAAATTCTTGGAAAAGGACATAGTGAAAAGGTTTATGGAGATGCTTTAGAATACGAGTTTAAGAAAAATAATATTCCCTATTCAAGAGAATCAAAATTCAATATTGAATATAAAGAAATCATCTTGCCAACTTATTATTTTGCCGATTTTGTAATTTTTGATGAAATTATTTTAGAAATAAAAGCAATTCAACAACTTTCCAGTAGTGAAATAAAACAAACATTAAACTATCTTGCCGCATCACAAAACAGACTAGGATTACTAGTTAATTTTGGAGAAGACAGCCTAAAATACAAAAGAATAATTCTTTAA
- a CDS encoding DEAD/DEAH box helicase: MKTENNFQFCFDISFEKRLNTYIPTAYIVGHSEAITYLDKKASPEVLQSFGVVFENLDTNTKKVLSLCEALKPEVIFKKFNKNSKSSKTIEDLLKDSKLEFGIRQFIKTNLDQFYTLVSQDDLPISLNLGKEKDFRISRIAPKNPALETSLLFDKHENGISYTLLLKDDTTVFAPSNTTITLLLDEPGWLVAYHKLHRLKDINTKKITPFLTKKSVEIPSKLVPDYFEKFIKDIAKKADIKATGFAVELKDKVTSCSLQLAHDFFKNTYFINLLFDYDGFSFDNSKTKKTHSEIDTRNLDEIKVIQYKRTAEEASFENKLLDIGLIKTENGLFGLSPKAEKQDPYLTIQWVIENQETLESYGFSVKDLKIDSKKIDTHKVSIHFSNEVKSDWFDIKMTVVCESFEFNFTEIVSNIKNRNRLFLLPNGNYFLIPIEWMTLYGPMAKLAKIQNGNLTLPKSNFAVLEDIPELKYSINLKADIEYQPSTLVKATLRPYQIEGVKWLLEHYNNGLGACLADDMGLGKTLQTLTTLVAVQEQLDYEKAENVQLDLFGNEIATPKEYLKALIVLPSSLVFNWYNEARKFTPHFRRVQYIGNDRKILSKKLEKYDVIFTSYAIVSRDISILEKYNFRYLILDESQYIKNKNSKIFKAINQVKANHKISLSGTPIENSLDDLWSQMQFINPNILGSYSFFAENYKFPIEKKQDEHSLLELKNLISPFILRRTKEQVLKDLPELSEQIFYCEMEPEQEKLYEEEKSKARNSLLKTDGSGIDKINIINTLMRLRQLSNHPKMIDSKSEMDSGKYIAVTRYLETLVQSNQKTIIFSSFVSNLDFYKNWCKENKIDFCELTGETPLKEREYQVNRFQEQEKPLLFFISLKAGGVGLNITKASYVVFLDPWWNPFSEKQGIGRAHRIGQLNKVNVIRFIAKNTVEEKIIRLQESKKLLADSLLDENYISTEIEDNLEFILE, encoded by the coding sequence TTGAAAACCGAGAATAACTTTCAGTTCTGCTTTGATATTAGTTTTGAGAAAAGGCTAAACACCTATATTCCGACTGCTTATATTGTCGGACATTCCGAAGCTATAACTTATCTGGACAAAAAAGCGAGTCCCGAAGTCCTTCAAAGTTTTGGCGTTGTTTTCGAAAATTTAGACACAAACACTAAAAAAGTTTTATCACTTTGTGAAGCGCTTAAGCCTGAAGTGATTTTCAAGAAATTCAACAAAAACAGTAAATCGTCCAAAACCATTGAGGATTTACTTAAAGACAGTAAGCTGGAATTTGGTATTCGCCAATTCATAAAAACTAATCTAGACCAGTTTTATACTTTAGTTTCTCAAGATGATCTTCCAATTTCGCTTAATTTGGGAAAAGAAAAAGATTTTCGCATTAGTCGAATTGCGCCTAAAAATCCAGCATTAGAAACCAGTCTTCTATTTGACAAACACGAAAACGGAATTTCCTATACGTTACTTTTAAAGGACGACACTACAGTATTTGCACCCTCAAACACAACGATTACTCTTCTTTTGGACGAACCGGGATGGTTAGTAGCCTATCATAAACTGCACCGCTTAAAAGACATCAACACTAAAAAAATCACTCCTTTTTTAACTAAAAAATCTGTTGAGATTCCGTCAAAATTGGTTCCTGACTATTTTGAAAAATTCATCAAGGATATTGCAAAAAAAGCAGATATAAAAGCTACCGGATTTGCAGTCGAACTTAAAGACAAAGTCACATCCTGTTCGCTCCAGCTGGCCCACGATTTTTTTAAAAACACTTATTTTATCAACCTTTTATTCGACTACGACGGTTTTAGTTTCGACAATAGCAAAACCAAGAAAACTCATTCTGAAATTGACACCCGCAATTTGGATGAAATCAAAGTCATTCAATATAAAAGGACAGCCGAAGAAGCATCATTTGAAAACAAATTATTAGACATCGGCTTAATTAAAACCGAAAATGGATTGTTTGGACTTTCGCCAAAAGCAGAAAAACAAGATCCTTATTTAACCATTCAATGGGTAATCGAAAATCAAGAAACCCTAGAATCTTATGGTTTTTCGGTTAAAGATTTAAAAATAGACAGCAAGAAAATCGACACTCATAAAGTAAGTATTCACTTCTCGAATGAAGTCAAAAGCGATTGGTTTGACATCAAAATGACAGTCGTTTGCGAGTCATTTGAGTTTAATTTCACCGAAATAGTTTCGAACATAAAGAACCGAAACAGACTTTTCCTTTTGCCAAATGGCAACTACTTTTTAATTCCAATCGAATGGATGACGCTTTACGGTCCAATGGCCAAATTGGCGAAAATCCAAAACGGAAATCTTACGTTACCAAAAAGCAATTTTGCAGTTTTAGAAGACATTCCAGAGCTTAAATATTCCATAAATTTAAAAGCAGATATCGAGTATCAGCCTTCAACATTGGTGAAAGCTACATTGAGACCCTATCAAATTGAAGGGGTCAAATGGTTATTGGAACATTACAACAATGGCTTGGGAGCTTGCTTAGCCGACGATATGGGATTGGGAAAAACACTCCAAACCTTAACTACCCTAGTAGCCGTACAAGAACAGTTGGATTATGAAAAGGCCGAAAACGTTCAACTCGATTTGTTCGGGAACGAAATTGCAACACCAAAAGAATATCTAAAAGCATTGATTGTTCTGCCTTCCTCTTTGGTTTTTAACTGGTACAATGAAGCACGTAAATTCACACCGCATTTTCGACGAGTGCAATACATTGGCAACGACCGAAAAATCCTTTCTAAAAAATTAGAAAAATACGATGTGATTTTCACGAGTTACGCGATCGTTTCTAGAGACATTTCGATTTTGGAAAAATACAATTTCAGGTATTTGATTTTGGACGAAAGTCAATACATCAAAAACAAAAACTCCAAAATTTTCAAGGCAATCAATCAAGTTAAAGCCAACCATAAAATATCTCTGAGCGGAACTCCGATCGAAAATTCACTTGATGATTTATGGTCGCAAATGCAATTTATCAATCCGAATATCTTGGGGAGTTATTCCTTTTTTGCCGAAAATTATAAATTTCCAATCGAGAAAAAGCAAGACGAACATAGTTTATTGGAACTAAAAAATCTCATCAGTCCTTTTATTTTACGACGCACCAAAGAACAGGTTTTAAAAGATTTACCGGAACTATCCGAGCAGATTTTCTATTGTGAAATGGAACCTGAACAAGAAAAATTATACGAAGAGGAAAAATCCAAAGCCCGAAACTCGTTATTAAAAACTGATGGTTCTGGAATAGACAAAATCAATATCATCAACACATTGATGCGCTTGAGACAATTGAGCAATCACCCCAAAATGATTGATTCCAAATCGGAAATGGATTCGGGGAAATATATCGCCGTGACCCGATATTTAGAAACTTTGGTACAATCCAACCAAAAAACAATTATTTTCAGTTCGTTTGTATCCAATTTGGATTTTTATAAAAATTGGTGCAAGGAAAACAAAATCGATTTCTGTGAACTCACGGGAGAAACCCCTTTGAAAGAAAGGGAATACCAAGTCAATCGTTTTCAGGAACAGGAAAAACCATTACTGTTTTTCATCTCTTTGAAAGCGGGAGGCGTTGGGCTTAATATTACCAAAGCTTCTTATGTCGTTTTCTTGGATCCTTGGTGGAATCCTTTTTCGGAAAAACAGGGAATTGGCCGTGCACATAGAATTGGCCAATTGAATAAGGTAAACGTGATTCGGTTTATCGCCAAAAATACTGTTGAAGAAAAAATTATCCGCTTGCAGGAAAGCAAAAAACTATTGGCTGATTCACTTCTGGACGAAAATTATATTAGCACAGAGATTGAAGATAATTTAGAATTTATATTGGAGTAG
- a CDS encoding DUF5103 domain-containing protein, protein MKSIAVLLLSFFCLTVTAQVETEIAPPYNIKTVSFVQSNQNVIPIFRLGEQFEFQFDDLFGNEADYYYEIKHCDYNWVPTDIPKSEYLSGFDGQKIQEYVNSFNTLQIFTHYKLSLPNNYSKILLSGNYVLTILNSDKEVVMKRYFILYEDLVSVPLKIRKARTVKNIHTKHNLDFEIKTGDQILFQNPMQNLKVLLLQNGKFSTAIKNVPPQYTVSNNFVYKYDQETQFWAGNEFLNFDSKDLKNANNYVSFVNSDNDIYNTHLYTNNDKANFPYTNYSDLNGNFSIRKLDGENNTIEADYSWVYFSLSSPLANPSSSIYVVGMFNNYSLTPENKMDFNSKNGLYEKAILIKQGFTNYQYLTVNNKGIIDQEHAIDGNFYQTENEYNVLVYYKGSSDRYEKVIGRGTASSLNITN, encoded by the coding sequence ATGAAATCAATAGCCGTTTTACTTCTTTCTTTCTTTTGTCTAACTGTTACTGCTCAAGTAGAGACTGAAATAGCCCCTCCCTATAATATCAAAACGGTTTCTTTTGTACAGAGCAATCAAAACGTTATTCCCATATTCAGACTGGGAGAACAATTTGAATTCCAATTTGATGATTTATTTGGCAACGAAGCCGACTATTATTACGAAATCAAACATTGTGATTACAATTGGGTTCCAACAGACATTCCAAAAAGCGAATACCTTTCCGGTTTTGACGGTCAAAAAATCCAAGAGTATGTAAACTCTTTCAATACTTTGCAGATTTTTACCCATTATAAATTATCCCTTCCAAATAACTACAGTAAAATACTCTTGAGTGGTAATTATGTTCTTACCATTTTGAATTCGGACAAAGAAGTTGTCATGAAAAGGTATTTCATTTTATATGAAGACTTGGTTTCAGTTCCTTTAAAAATCAGAAAAGCTCGAACAGTCAAAAACATTCATACGAAACATAATTTAGATTTTGAAATCAAAACGGGAGATCAAATTTTATTTCAAAACCCAATGCAAAACCTAAAGGTTCTTTTGCTTCAAAACGGAAAATTCAGTACTGCCATAAAAAATGTTCCTCCACAATACACAGTCAGCAATAATTTTGTTTATAAATATGATCAGGAAACACAGTTTTGGGCAGGAAACGAATTTTTAAATTTTGATTCCAAAGACCTCAAAAACGCCAATAACTATGTGAGTTTTGTCAACTCAGACAATGATATTTACAACACTCATTTATATACCAATAATGACAAAGCAAATTTTCCATACACAAACTACTCAGACCTTAACGGAAATTTTTCTATCCGAAAACTAGACGGTGAAAACAACACAATTGAGGCGGATTATTCTTGGGTCTACTTCAGTCTCTCTTCTCCTTTGGCCAATCCAAGTTCGTCTATTTACGTAGTTGGGATGTTCAATAATTACAGCTTGACCCCAGAAAATAAAATGGATTTTAATTCCAAAAACGGTCTTTATGAAAAAGCGATCTTAATCAAACAAGGATTTACAAACTACCAATATTTGACCGTAAACAATAAAGGAATTATCGATCAGGAGCATGCTATCGATGGAAATTTTTATCAAACCGAAAACGAATATAACGTATTGGTTTATTACAAAGGAAGCAGCGATCGATACGAGAAGGTCATTGGTCGAGGAACCGCCAGTTCATTAAACATTACAAATTAG